The following is a genomic window from Streptomyces lincolnensis.
GATCATCCCGGCGTTCCCGACCGCCTTCGGCACCTTCCTGATGCGCCAGTACTTCATGGGCATGCCCAAGGACCTGGGCGAGGCGGCGATGCTGGACGGCGCCGGACCCTGGCGGATCTTCCGGTCCGTGTACGCCCCCCTGGCCACGCCCGGTCTGGCGATCGTCGGCGTCCTGGCCTTCAACTACCACTGGAACGAGTTCTTCCGGCCGCTGATCCTGGAGACCTCCGGCCAGAACTACACGCTCCCGCTGGGCCTGGTCTCCCTCCAGGGCAATCTGGGCACCGGATCCATCTCGGTGGTCCTCGCGGGTGTCGTGCTCTCCATGATCCCCGCCGTCGCCGTGTTCCTCGTCGGCCAGCGCCCTCTGCGCGAGGGCATCACCTCCGCAGGAGTCAACCGTTGAGCCTCACCGCTCGCGTCCCGGACCCCGACGCCCCGCGCTTCCGGGTCCGTCCGCCCGCCCACTGGATCAACGACCCCAACGGTCCCTTCCGCTGGCAGGGCCGCTACCACCTCTTCTACCAGCACAACCCCGACGCCCCGGTGCACACGAACGTCCACTGGGGGCATGTCTCCAGCCCCGATCTCGCCCACTGGGAGCACCACCCCGTCGCGCTCACACCGACGCCCGGCGGCCCGGACGAGGCCGGCTGCTGGTCGGGGTGCGTGGTCGACGACGACGGCGTGCCGACCGCCGTGTACACCGGCGTGGACCGGCACCACACCGGTCTCGGCACGATCTGCCTCGCCCGGGCCACGGTCCCCGACGACGAGACGCTCACCGACTGGAAGCCGCACCCCACCCCCGTCGTGACCGGCCCGCCGCCGGGACTGGACGTGGTGATGTTCCGCGACCCGTTCGTCTTCCACCACGCCGGCCACCGCTGGGCCCTGGTCGGAGCGGGCCACGCCGACGGTACGCCGTCGGTCCTGCTCTACGACTGTGACGACCTGTCGGCCTGGCGGTTCGCCGGGGTCCTGGTGGACGGCCACGACCCTGTGGCGGCCCGGGTGTTCGGCGACGGAGCGACCGGCTGGGAGTGCCCTCAGCTGTTCGCGACGGCGAGCGGGGAATGGGTGCTGGTGGTGTCCCTGTGGGACGGAGACCCGAGCTCCACCGGCTATCTGACGGGCCGTCTGCACCCGTACAGGGACGGGGAGTTGCGTCTCGTGCCCCGCACGGGCGGTCCAGTCGACCACGGCCGGGACTTCTACGCCCCCGCCGTGCTCCAGGAGGCGGACCGGGCCGTGCTGTGGGGCTGGTCCTGGGAGGCCCGCGAACAGGCCGCCGTGGACCGGGCCGGCTGGGCGGGGGTCCTCACCGCGCCCCGCACCCTGGACACCCACCCCGACGGTTCACTGCGCATGGCACCGGCACCCGAACTCCGGCTGCTGCGCGCACCCGACCCGTTCGTCACGGAGCCCGGTGTCCCCGTGTCTCTTCCGGATGCCTACGACCTGACCGTCACCGCCCGCTCCCTCACGACCGTGTCGCTGCTGCGCTCGGCGTCGGGTGCGGAACTGACGGTCCGGCTGGACCCGGACGAGCGGACGGTCACCCTGGACCGCGACGGATGGCCCCGCACCGGCGCGCTGGGCCCGGTCACCGCCGGAGTCCCGGAGGCGGAGATCACCGTACGGATCCTCGTCGACGGATCGCTCCTCGAACTCTTCGTCGGCGACCGGGCCACGGTGACCGAGCGGGTCTACCGGCGCGCCGACGACGTGCCGGAGCTGGTCGTGCGGGGGGCCGGCGCCCGGGTCACGGGATGGGAGCAGGTCCCACCGACGAGCGGGTGATCACCGGGCAGGCGAGGCGCCGTACCGTGGCGGGCGGCGTGCGTCCCGTGGCGATGGCGTCCAGGAGCAGCCGGGTGGCGGCCTCGCCCATCGCCCGGTGCGGCAGCCCGACCGTGGTCAGGGGCGGGGTGAGGAACGCGGCCATGTGCTCCTGGTCGTCGTACCCGACCACGGACAGCTCGTCGGGCACGGTGATCCCGAGCCGGGTGGAGGCGTGCAGCGCGCCCGCCGCGACCCGGTCGTTGTAGCAGAAGATCCCGGTGGGCCGCCGGTCCGCCGGGACCCCGTCGAGAATCCGCGTGGCGCCCTCGTACCCGCTGGAGATCTCACCCCCGGTCCGTACGACCCACTCCCTGGGCAGCGTGATCCCCTCGGCCCGCAGGGCGTCCCGGAAGCCGCGCAGCCGCTCGACGGAGGCGATGTCGTCATGGCCGCCGACCAGGGCGATCCTGCGGTGCCCCTGGTCCAGGAGCAGCCGTGCCGCCGTCCGCCCTCCGGCGCGTTCGGCGGGGACGACGGAGGGCAGCGAGTCGTCCTCGGGCAGACAGTTGGCGAGGACGGAGTGGGTGCGGTGCAGTCCCTCGGGGACGCGGACGCGGCGCAGGGACATCGCCGCGTAGATGATGCCGTCCACGCGGCGGTCCAGGAGCTCGGCGACGGCCGCGTCCTCCTTGGCCCGGTCGCCGCCCGAGTCGACGGTCAGCACGAGGTGCTCGCTCTGCCAGGCGGTCTCCATCGCGCCGCGCAGCAGTCGCCCGGCGAAGGGTGTGGAGGCGATCTCGTCGGTGACCAGGCCGATCACGGCCGTACGGCTGCGGCGCAGGCCGCGGGCGACGGGGTCAGGGCGGTAGCCGAGCTGGGCGGCGGCCTGCCGGATCCGTTCCTGGGTGGCGGGCGAGAGGTTGCCCTCGGCGCGGCCGTTGAAGACGAAGGAGACCGCGGTGTGCGACACGCCGGCGAGCCGCGCGACGTCCCGTGACGTGGACCGCCCCGCGGTTCTGCGCTGCTTGTCCTCGGCGTCGCCCATGCCGTCCGCTGTCCTCGTCCCCGCCGTCCCGGTTGATCGACACTCACCCTATCCGTGACGCTGGAGGGACGACACAGCCGAGGGAAGGTCCCCCAGTGATCAGCATTCCGACCCACCCGCTCAACGACGGCACGACGCTCCCCGCGCTCGGCCTCGGCACCTGGCCGATGGACGACACGCAGGCCGAGCAGGCCGTGCGTGGTGCCCTGGACCTGGGCTACCGCCTGGTGGACACGGCGACGAACTACCGCAACGAGACCGGCGTCGGCCGCGGCGTGGCCGGCAGCGACGTGCCCCGCGAGGAGATCGTCGTGACGACGAAGCTTCCCGGCCGGCACCACGGCTACGAGGAGACCCTCGCCTCCTTCGAGGAATCCCGCACCCGGCTGGGCCTGGAGTACGTGGATCTGTATCTGATCCACTGGCCGCTCCCCCGGGTCGACAAGTACGTCGACTCGTGGAAGGCCATGATCAAGCTCCGTGAGGACGGCCTGGTGCGGTCGATCGGTGTCTCCAACTTCACCGTCGCGCACATCGAACGGCTGGAGAAGGAGACCGGCGTCCTGCCCTCGGTCAACCAGATCGAACTGCATCCCCTCCTCCCGCAGGACGAACTGCGTGCCCACCACGCCGGCAAGGGCATCGTCACCGAGAGCTGGAGTCCCCTCGGCCGCGGCTCGGACCTGCTCCGGGACCCGGCCGTGCGCCATGTCGCCGACGCGCACGGCGTCACGCCCGGCCAGGTGATCCTGCGCTGGCACCTCCAGGTCGGCGCCGTACCGATCCCGAAGTCCGGGGACCCGGAGCGGCAGCGCGCGAACCTCGACGTCTTCGGCTTCGAACTGGACCCGGCCCAGATGGCGGCGATCGGCGACCGCGCCCAACGGCGTCTCGGCGGGGACCCGGAGACGCACGAGGAGTTCTGATCCGCCGCAGGGGTACCCGGGACCGGCGAGGCGAACGGGTTCGCGGGAAGGAGCCGCAGGTGAAGGAGCGACTGCGGGACTACCACGGCAAGCGGGACTTCGACCGGACCCGCGAGCCCGAGGGGCGCGCGGGGGCCGCGGGTGCGGAGCCCCGGTTCGTCGTGCAGATCCATGACGCGAGCACGATGCACTTCGACTTCCGCCTTCAGGTCGGCGACGTCCTGAAGTCCTGGTCGGTCCCGAAGGGCCCCTCCGGCATCCCCAAGGACAAGCGGCTGGCCGTACCGACCGAGGACCACCCCCTGGAGTACGAGGAGTTCGAGGGGGTGATCCCGGAGGGCCAGTACGGCGGCGGGACGGTGATCGTCTGGGATCACGGCACGTACGAGCCGCTCAGCCACGACCGCGAAGGGCGGTCGGTGGACTTCGCTGAGTCGATCGAGCACGGCCACGCCACGTTCCGCCTGCACGGCTCCAAGCTGCACGGCACATACGCCCTGACCCGCTTCCGCGGCGACGAGGACGAGTCCTGGCTGCTGGTGAAGAAGGCCGAGGGGCGCGCCGGCGGGCACGGCGCCCCCGACCCACGGCGGGCCCGGTCCGTGCGCTCGGGCCGCACGCTCTCCCAGGTCGCGGCGGACGACCGTGAGAAGTGACCGCGTCGGTAGCGAACAATCTCCCGGCGGCGGACCTTGCAAGGGGCCTGACCCAGGTGCGTTCAGCGCGGCTGACGGCACTGGCAGGAGAGAGAGCAGCGACATGAAGTTCACCCCCTATGGCTCGACACCGCTCCCCAGGGTCCGGACCGGTCCCGGACCCAGATCGGCGGGAGCGTCGACGTGGCGATCATCGGGGCCGCCCTGACCGGCCTCTCGGCGGCACTGCACCTGGCGCGCGAGGGTGCCTCCGTGCATGTCTTCGAGAAGGACACGGTCGGCTTCGGCGCGTCCGGACGCAACGGCGGTATGGCCACCACGGGCTTGTCAATCGGGTTCCGTGACGCGGTCCCCCGCTACGGCTTCGATACCGCCAAGCGGTATCTGATGGCCTACCACGACGCGGTCGACACCCTTGAGAAGCTCGTCACTGACGAGAACATCGACTGCGACTTCGCCCGCACGGGCAAGCTGAACCTGGCCTCCAGGCCGGCGCACTTCGACGGTCTGCGCAGGACCCACGAGATCATGTCCGGCCGGCTGGGGTTGGAGACCCGCCTGGTCTCCAAGAGCGAACTCCGCTCCGAGATCGGCTCCGACCTCTACCACGGCGCGATGGTCGAGGCCAGGAGTGCCGGGCTGCACGTCGGCAAGTTCACCACCGAGGTCTTCCCGCAGCTCACGCAAGCGCGCGTCGACTACTGCTGGGGCGGCCTGGTCGACATGTCCCCTCCTGGCCGATCCAGCCGGAATGTATGCCGGGAACTGCCCGGCCCGGTGACGCCGCGGTCCAGCATCATGGCCGTCGTCGAGGATGTACGCCTTGGTGAGGAGATCACTGATGGCGTTGACCGCTGCGGAGATCGCCGATATTCGGCGCTACGCCCGGGAACTGGCCGACCAGGCGCCCCCGCTCGCCCCCGAGCAGCGGGACCGCCCAAAAGCCCTGCTCCGGCGCAAGCCGACCGAGTCGAAGCCGATCGCCGCCCAAGGCCCTGTTACGCAGAAGCGGTCCGCCGGACGAGCCGACGAACCGCGGTCCCCACCGGGGCAGGTCAGACGCTGCCGGCGGCAACGACCTTCCGGAGTTCCTCACCGTCGTAGATGACCTCGGCGCGGACGAGGACACCGTCCTCGACGGTGAGCAGTTCGGCCGCGTTGGTGGTTCCGCTCACCTGGGGCAGGTTCCACCGCACGATCGAGCACACCAGGTCTCCGTCGGTGAACTGGTGGCGGACGGAGAAGTCCTGAGCGATCGGCCCGAACTGCGCCGCCATGGCGCGAAAGTCCGCCGCGGAATCAAAGGAACCCACCGGGCCGACGAATACGAAATCGTCGGCAAGGGGCACGTCGGCCATGTCGCCGTCGAGATTGATCCACGCGTCGTAGTAACGCTGTACGGCATCCATCGTCGTCATACGTCGAACTCCTCTGCCAGTTCACTGCTGCACGAATGTGGCGGGAATCGACGCGATGATTCACTGGATGATGCGCTCGATCAATTCCCGCAGGACCGGGTCGGCACCCACCCTGTCAAAAGCAGCGGCAAGTGTCTGCAAATAGACGGGTGTCGCTTCCTTCAGTGTCTCCCGGCCGGTTTCCGTAATGCTGGTGAAAACGCCGCGCCGGTCGCGCTCGTTGAGACTGCGCTCCGCGAGCCCCTGCCGCTCCAGTCGGGCGACCAGACGGCTGACGGAACTCTGGTTGAGACCGATCGCCTCAGCGAGCGCCTGCATGCGCAGGCCCGCGGGTCCGGGCGCCTCGGCGAGCGCTTCCAGTGCGCTGTACTCCGTGAGCGACAGCCCGAAGCGGTCCTGCAGGGCTCGTTCCACCAACTCGGACACCTGCGCGTGCAGCGCGACGAGTTGGTTCCATGTGCCCTGCTCTCGCTCACTGGCGTGACGCTCACTCATGGCACGCTTCACCGCCACCAACCTCCCAACGCCCGAGGGGGAGCCCGCGGCCGAGAAACCAATATCACCCGTACATATAGCAAGGCCGCGCTGGGCATGTAAAGATTCGCGCATTCATTGCACGGGTCTGTACTACCCATCTACGTTACCCCAGGTGAGCGAGCGATGATTTCGAACCGGTGGGCCGCTTCGCGCCGCACGCTCTCCTCCAGCCGCCGTATGAGGGCCAGGTAGGAGCGGGCCGGACCGGCACCGAGTGCCGTGTGCAGGGAGTCCTGGACCAGATGCGCCGTCTCGGCGAGCGCTCCGTAGTGCCCCCGTTCGACGGGGAACCTGGCCATCCGTTCGATGACGAAGCCGGCGCTTTCCAGTTCCTCGGTCCACTGTCTGGAGACCGGCTCCCCCGCCCCCTCCGCCACCGCTATGTCGGTGCCGGTGACGACGACGGCCCCGGATTCGGGTTCGATGACACGGCGCCAGACCTGGGCCGTGGTGGAGATCGCGGTCGGCGGTGCGCAGTCCAGCGCCACCACCGCGTCGAACACCTCGGCGGGCGGGGCGGTCCCGTCCTCGCCGTCGTTCTTGTGCGCGGCGCGTAGCTGGAATTCCTCCGACTGCGGCGCGTCACACTCGGGCAGGTGGTCGCCGATATGCAGAACCCGCTGCCCTGGGCGTATGCCGGCGCGGGCCAGCAGTCGGCGCACCTGGCCTGTTCTTGATTCACCCTTCGGCCAGGATGAATGGCTGACATCCGGATCTTTGGGATCCCGGACGGAACCCCGATGTGTGGGCTGTCGTGCGGACATGGACACCCCGTCCCCCCGTTCGGATCTGCGGCCGATGCGCTCCGCTTCCCTGAATCTCTGCCCAACTGTACTTCAACGACCTTGAAACAGACGGAGTTGACCTACAAGCGATCATTATTTGGCGTGCCGATGGATCGGTATTCAGTCACATGCGGATCAGAATTCCGCCATCATTTCGTCGGCGAAGCACTCCACCGCTTCACGGGTCTGATCGGCATTCAACCGGGGGTCACAGGCGGTGAGATAGCGATCGGGCACCTGGCTCTCCAGGGTGCCGCAGCGTCCTCCCACACACTCGGTGACCCCGTCGGCCGTGGCCTCCAGATGGAGCCCGCCGGGTCGGCCCCCGCCGCGCCGGACGGCCCTGGTGAACCCGCGGATCTCGCCGAGTACGGCGCTCATGTGGCGCGTCTTCAACCCGCTGCGCGAGCGGACGGTGTTGCCGTGCATGGGGTCGCACAGCCAGATGGCTGGATGTCCCGCCTGGCGCAGTGCTTCCACCAACCCCGGCAGTCCCTCCTCCACGCGGTCCGCCCCCATCCGTGCGATCAGGACGAGCCTGCCGGGCCGCCGGTCGGGGTCGAGGAC
Proteins encoded in this region:
- a CDS encoding glycoside hydrolase family 32 protein; protein product: MSLTARVPDPDAPRFRVRPPAHWINDPNGPFRWQGRYHLFYQHNPDAPVHTNVHWGHVSSPDLAHWEHHPVALTPTPGGPDEAGCWSGCVVDDDGVPTAVYTGVDRHHTGLGTICLARATVPDDETLTDWKPHPTPVVTGPPPGLDVVMFRDPFVFHHAGHRWALVGAGHADGTPSVLLYDCDDLSAWRFAGVLVDGHDPVAARVFGDGATGWECPQLFATASGEWVLVVSLWDGDPSSTGYLTGRLHPYRDGELRLVPRTGGPVDHGRDFYAPAVLQEADRAVLWGWSWEAREQAAVDRAGWAGVLTAPRTLDTHPDGSLRMAPAPELRLLRAPDPFVTEPGVPVSLPDAYDLTVTARSLTTVSLLRSASGAELTVRLDPDERTVTLDRDGWPRTGALGPVTAGVPEAEITVRILVDGSLLELFVGDRATVTERVYRRADDVPELVVRGAGARVTGWEQVPPTSG
- a CDS encoding LacI family DNA-binding transcriptional regulator, which translates into the protein MGDAEDKQRRTAGRSTSRDVARLAGVSHTAVSFVFNGRAEGNLSPATQERIRQAAAQLGYRPDPVARGLRRSRTAVIGLVTDEIASTPFAGRLLRGAMETAWQSEHLVLTVDSGGDRAKEDAAVAELLDRRVDGIIYAAMSLRRVRVPEGLHRTHSVLANCLPEDDSLPSVVPAERAGGRTAARLLLDQGHRRIALVGGHDDIASVERLRGFRDALRAEGITLPREWVVRTGGEISSGYEGATRILDGVPADRRPTGIFCYNDRVAAGALHASTRLGITVPDELSVVGYDDQEHMAAFLTPPLTTVGLPHRAMGEAATRLLLDAIATGRTPPATVRRLACPVITRSSVGPAPIP
- a CDS encoding aldo/keto reductase, which gives rise to MISIPTHPLNDGTTLPALGLGTWPMDDTQAEQAVRGALDLGYRLVDTATNYRNETGVGRGVAGSDVPREEIVVTTKLPGRHHGYEETLASFEESRTRLGLEYVDLYLIHWPLPRVDKYVDSWKAMIKLREDGLVRSIGVSNFTVAHIERLEKETGVLPSVNQIELHPLLPQDELRAHHAGKGIVTESWSPLGRGSDLLRDPAVRHVADAHGVTPGQVILRWHLQVGAVPIPKSGDPERQRANLDVFGFELDPAQMAAIGDRAQRRLGGDPETHEEF
- a CDS encoding DNA polymerase ligase N-terminal domain-containing protein, producing MKERLRDYHGKRDFDRTREPEGRAGAAGAEPRFVVQIHDASTMHFDFRLQVGDVLKSWSVPKGPSGIPKDKRLAVPTEDHPLEYEEFEGVIPEGQYGGGTVIVWDHGTYEPLSHDREGRSVDFAESIEHGHATFRLHGSKLHGTYALTRFRGDEDESWLLVKKAEGRAGGHGAPDPRRARSVRSGRTLSQVAADDREK
- a CDS encoding FAD-dependent oxidoreductase; amino-acid sequence: MAIIGAALTGLSAALHLAREGASVHVFEKDTVGFGASGRNGGMATTGLSIGFRDAVPRYGFDTAKRYLMAYHDAVDTLEKLVTDENIDCDFARTGKLNLASRPAHFDGLRRTHEIMSGRLGLETRLVSKSELRSEIGSDLYHGAMVEARSAGLHVGKFTTEVFPQLTQARVDYCWGGLVDMSPPGRSSRNVCRELPGPVTPRSSIMAVVEDVRLGEEITDGVDRCGDRRYSALRPGTGRPGAPARPRAAGPPKSPAPAQADRVEADRRPRPCYAEAVRRTSRRTAVPTGAGQTLPAATTFRSSSPS
- a CDS encoding nuclear transport factor 2 family protein, which gives rise to MTTMDAVQRYYDAWINLDGDMADVPLADDFVFVGPVGSFDSAADFRAMAAQFGPIAQDFSVRHQFTDGDLVCSIVRWNLPQVSGTTNAAELLTVEDGVLVRAEVIYDGEELRKVVAAGSV
- a CDS encoding MarR family winged helix-turn-helix transcriptional regulator, producing the protein MSERHASEREQGTWNQLVALHAQVSELVERALQDRFGLSLTEYSALEALAEAPGPAGLRMQALAEAIGLNQSSVSRLVARLERQGLAERSLNERDRRGVFTSITETGRETLKEATPVYLQTLAAAFDRVGADPVLRELIERIIQ